The Streptomyces kanamyceticus genome window below encodes:
- a CDS encoding aminotransferase class V-fold PLP-dependent enzyme: MEEDGKGAAFFERLRAEEFGYLDETGQTYLDHTGTAPVPRSLARAQAARLGGQVFGNPHTESPASAASTDLVEEARLRVLRFLDADPATYTVVFTANASQAVKLVAEAYPFHRSSGALLLTQDNHNSVNGVREFARAARAKVGLVPFEGDELRLSDAALSRALAGRHRGLFCYPAQSNFTGVRHPLEWVARARSAGWQTLLDAAAYLPTGTLSLRRVPADFVVASWYKVFGYPSGVGSLVARREALARLRRPWFAGGTIQVVSAQAHWHRMAQAPAAFEDGTPDFHAVPQITTGLDWYEAVGADAVAGHVSGLTGRLLRALAELRHRDGRPLVRVYGPRGTEGRGGTVALNVLDGRGKVVDERIVARECAAAGISVRTGCFCNPGAGEEAFAIAPRLLRRTGTGRARAETIDGYIRRLGLPSGGAVRVSPGIANVAADIDRFVDFLHATFAAATPVRGELAPRLTC, encoded by the coding sequence ATGGAGGAGGACGGAAAGGGCGCGGCGTTCTTCGAGCGGCTGCGCGCCGAGGAGTTCGGGTACCTCGACGAGACGGGGCAGACCTACCTCGACCACACCGGCACCGCGCCGGTGCCGCGGAGTCTCGCCCGGGCGCAGGCCGCGCGCCTGGGCGGGCAGGTGTTCGGCAATCCGCACACCGAGAGCCCCGCGTCCGCCGCGTCGACCGACCTGGTGGAGGAGGCCAGGCTCCGGGTCCTGCGGTTCCTGGACGCCGATCCGGCCACGTACACGGTGGTGTTCACGGCCAACGCCTCCCAGGCGGTCAAGCTGGTCGCCGAGGCCTATCCGTTCCATCGGAGCTCGGGCGCGCTGCTGCTCACGCAGGACAACCACAACTCCGTCAACGGCGTACGGGAGTTCGCGCGGGCCGCCCGCGCGAAAGTGGGCCTCGTCCCGTTCGAAGGGGACGAACTGCGCCTCTCCGACGCGGCGTTGAGCAGGGCGCTCGCCGGGCGGCACCGGGGTCTCTTCTGCTATCCGGCGCAGAGCAACTTCACCGGCGTACGGCATCCGTTGGAGTGGGTGGCGCGGGCGCGGTCGGCGGGCTGGCAGACGCTCCTGGACGCGGCGGCGTACCTGCCGACCGGAACGCTGTCGCTGCGCCGGGTGCCCGCGGACTTCGTGGTCGCCAGCTGGTACAAGGTCTTCGGCTACCCGTCCGGCGTGGGCAGCCTGGTGGCCAGGCGCGAGGCGCTCGCCCGGCTGCGCAGGCCCTGGTTCGCGGGCGGCACGATACAAGTGGTCAGTGCGCAGGCGCACTGGCACCGCATGGCGCAGGCGCCCGCGGCCTTCGAGGACGGCACCCCCGACTTCCACGCCGTCCCTCAGATCACCACGGGACTCGACTGGTACGAAGCGGTGGGCGCCGACGCGGTGGCCGGGCACGTCAGCGGGCTGACCGGGCGTCTGCTGAGGGCGCTGGCCGAGCTCCGGCACCGGGACGGCCGACCGCTGGTCCGCGTCTACGGCCCGCGCGGCACCGAGGGACGCGGCGGCACGGTCGCCCTGAACGTCCTGGACGGCAGGGGGAAGGTCGTCGACGAGCGGATCGTGGCCCGCGAGTGCGCCGCGGCGGGCATCTCGGTCCGTACGGGATGCTTCTGCAATCCGGGCGCGGGCGAGGAGGCCTTCGCCATCGCGCCGCGCCTGTTGCGGCGCACGGGCACCGGGCGGGCGCGCGCGGAGACCATCGACGGGTACATCCGGCGGCTCGGGCTGCCGTCCGGCGGCGCGGTGCGCGTCTCGCCCGGCATCGCGAACGTGGCCGCGGACATCGACCGTTTCGTGGACTTCCTGCACGCGACCTTCGCCGCCGCCACGCCGGTCAGGGGCGAACTGGCCCCGCGTCTGACGTGCTGA
- a CDS encoding ATP-binding cassette domain-containing protein — translation MVTIGEQPGVELSARGVELVLPGGGVALSGIDVPTVAPGRVLGIAGGSGAGKTLLLEVLAGLRAPRHGQVSVRAATGDAGHVPRYGFVPQDDIVHRALPLRVALEYAARLRGTDPGDVPRVLDELGLGDVAGQPVRTLSGGQRKRASIAIELLSRPRLLFLDEPTSGLDPPAGARLTRYLVRLAASGVTVVFTTHTPADLHHCDQVMFIAPNGRPGPSGTPAELLDLSPDGTFEALYSMEVPQGGEQSRGRAPRASTEPPLPSTPARFSPATGRLRQWAVLTGRDLRLLRHDRLTAAITVGSPLIIITMFALLFRPGVFDPARPSPAASAMVLFWIAFGAFFFGLAYGLPQICGELAVVRRERRTVLRLWPYLLAKLTVLGPVLLLADALLLVVLRALDRLPAAAMSVHASLFATTALASFAALALGLCCSALVSEPSQAALVLPLLCFPQVLFSGAFVPVPGMAAGGRWISVAMTNRWAFEALGSGAGLETLWRGGGAAGRTLLDSYGNSFGHPAWVGWLILAGCAVALLTAAWLVLRRRCPTSAHRLSTSDAGPVRP, via the coding sequence ATGGTGACGATCGGGGAACAGCCGGGGGTGGAGCTCTCGGCGCGCGGCGTCGAACTCGTCCTGCCGGGCGGCGGCGTCGCGCTGTCCGGCATCGACGTGCCGACGGTCGCTCCCGGGCGGGTCCTCGGCATCGCGGGTGGCAGTGGGGCGGGGAAGACGCTGCTGCTCGAAGTGCTCGCCGGGCTGCGGGCGCCCCGGCACGGGCAGGTGTCGGTGCGGGCGGCGACCGGCGACGCCGGGCATGTGCCGCGCTACGGGTTCGTACCGCAGGACGACATCGTGCACCGCGCGCTGCCGCTGCGTGTCGCCCTGGAGTACGCGGCGCGGCTGCGCGGCACCGACCCCGGTGACGTACCGCGGGTACTGGACGAACTGGGACTGGGTGACGTCGCCGGGCAGCCGGTGCGCACGCTCAGCGGTGGGCAGCGCAAGCGGGCGAGCATCGCGATCGAGCTGCTGTCCCGACCGCGGCTGTTGTTCCTGGACGAGCCGACGTCCGGGCTCGACCCGCCGGCGGGGGCGCGGCTGACCCGGTATCTGGTCCGCCTCGCGGCGAGTGGCGTCACCGTCGTGTTCACCACGCACACACCGGCCGACCTGCACCACTGCGACCAGGTCATGTTCATCGCGCCGAACGGCCGCCCCGGCCCGTCGGGCACCCCGGCCGAGCTGCTCGACCTGTCCCCCGACGGCACGTTCGAGGCGCTGTACTCGATGGAGGTGCCGCAGGGCGGCGAGCAGTCGCGCGGCAGGGCACCACGGGCGTCGACCGAGCCGCCCCTGCCGTCCACCCCCGCCCGCTTCTCCCCCGCGACCGGCCGACTGCGCCAGTGGGCCGTCCTGACCGGCCGTGATCTGCGGCTCCTGCGGCACGACCGGCTGACGGCCGCCATCACCGTCGGCTCGCCGCTGATCATCATCACGATGTTCGCGCTGCTGTTCCGGCCGGGTGTCTTCGATCCCGCACGCCCCTCGCCCGCCGCCTCCGCGATGGTGTTGTTCTGGATCGCGTTCGGCGCGTTCTTCTTCGGGCTCGCCTACGGACTCCCCCAGATCTGCGGCGAGTTGGCGGTGGTGCGCCGGGAGCGCAGGACCGTACTGCGACTGTGGCCCTATCTGCTGGCCAAGCTCACCGTCCTCGGCCCCGTCCTGCTGCTCGCGGACGCGCTGCTGCTCGTGGTGCTTCGCGCCCTGGACCGGCTTCCGGCCGCCGCGATGTCCGTCCACGCCTCGCTGTTCGCGACGACGGCGCTCGCCTCGTTCGCCGCGCTCGCGCTCGGCCTGTGCTGCTCGGCGCTCGTCTCCGAACCGAGCCAGGCCGCCCTGGTGCTCCCGCTGCTCTGCTTCCCCCAGGTGCTCTTCTCAGGGGCGTTCGTGCCGGTGCCCGGCATGGCGGCGGGCGGACGCTGGATCAGCGTCGCGATGACCAACCGGTGGGCCTTCGAGGCCCTCGGTTCCGGGGCCGGCCTGGAGACGCTGTGGCGCGGCGGCGGCGCGGCGGGGCGGACGCTGCTCGACTCGTACGGGAACAGCTTCGGCCACCCGGCGTGGGTGGGGTGGCTGATCCTCGCCGGATGCGCCGTCGCCCTGCTCACCGCGGCCTGGCTGGTGCTGCGGCGGCGCTGTCCGACGTCGGCGCACCGGCTCAGCACGTCAGACGCGGGGCCAGTTCGCCCCTGA